A genomic segment from Leptospira fainei serovar Hurstbridge str. BUT 6 encodes:
- a CDS encoding RNA recognition motif domain-containing protein: MQNRKLFVGNLNYSVGHSEINELFSNYGEVAFVKIIEGKGFGFVEMANEQQAENAKNSLNGTEFKGRTLNVDVAKPQTFNNRPKRH, encoded by the coding sequence ATGCAAAATCGCAAACTTTTTGTAGGAAATCTGAACTACTCTGTAGGACACTCAGAAATTAACGAACTATTCTCTAACTATGGTGAAGTGGCTTTTGTTAAAATTATCGAAGGCAAAGGCTTTGGCTTCGTTGAAATGGCAAATGAACAACAAGCTGAGAATGCTAAGAACAGCCTGAATGGCACTGAATTTAAAGGCAGAACTTTAAACGTAGACGTTGCAAAACCGCAAACGTTTAATAACCGCCCGAAAAGACATTAA
- a CDS encoding thioesterase family protein, with the protein MARVQLHLPEILSWSTSLKIRIYDTNFAGHLAHDRVVSLLHEARARLFQEKGYNELDVEGSGIILTDLVVVYKAEAFFADEVRIEIGAADFSSKGCDLFYRMIHTDGPITGKVICEAKTGLVFMDYTTRKVTEIPGVFRGWF; encoded by the coding sequence ATGGCTAGAGTTCAATTGCATTTACCCGAGATTCTTTCCTGGTCTACATCGTTAAAAATTCGAATATATGATACGAACTTTGCGGGACATCTTGCTCACGATCGAGTGGTTTCCTTGCTCCATGAGGCCCGTGCGCGCTTGTTTCAGGAGAAAGGATACAATGAATTAGACGTGGAGGGTTCCGGAATTATTTTAACGGATCTTGTCGTCGTATATAAAGCAGAAGCGTTCTTTGCCGATGAAGTTCGTATCGAGATCGGCGCGGCCGATTTTAGCTCTAAGGGTTGTGATTTATTCTATCGAATGATTCATACCGACGGGCCGATTACAGGGAAGGTGATATGCGAGGCAAAGACGGGATTGGTGTTTATGGATTATACTACCCGAAAGGTTACCGAAATTCCGGGCGTCTTTAGGGGTTGGTTCTAA